In the Posidoniimonas corsicana genome, one interval contains:
- the hpf gene encoding ribosome hibernation-promoting factor, HPF/YfiA family: MQINVTTRHGHLNEATQEKLTAKAEKLQRFFERLSAIEIVVDLKDPHRPRVDVNVSAEHKHDFVSHDQGDNLIAVADSALHKMEEQLRRYKEKVQNRHRDASVKRLEDETVEMGGDEDGDS; encoded by the coding sequence GTGCAGATTAACGTCACGACCAGGCACGGGCACCTGAATGAAGCAACCCAGGAGAAGCTGACGGCGAAAGCGGAGAAACTGCAGCGGTTCTTTGAGCGACTCAGCGCGATCGAGATTGTGGTGGACCTGAAGGACCCCCACCGCCCGCGTGTGGACGTGAATGTATCGGCGGAGCACAAACACGACTTTGTGTCGCACGATCAAGGCGATAACCTAATAGCGGTAGCCGACAGCGCCCTGCACAAGATGGAGGAGCAGCTGCGCCGCTACAAGGAGAAGGTACAAAACCGCCACCGCGACGCGTCGGTCAAGCGGCTCGAAGACGAGACCGTCGAGATGGGCGGGGACGAAGACGGCGATTCCTGA
- a CDS encoding sulfatase-like hydrolase/transferase — protein sequence MAGLIWRGAVLAAFATACCDQVVAAPPNIVLLVADDLGWNDVGYHNARVNTPHIDRLAAAGVELDRFYVCPVCSPTRAGLMTGRYPHRFGLHNDVIPPWRDFGLSTDEQCLPELLAEAGYQRRACVGKWHLGHSRRRYHPLSRGFTEFYGHLNGAIDYFTHEREGELDWYRGFQPSRDQGYATTLLADEAVRFIGDHRGEAPFFLYVPFNAPHSPLQAEQQALARQGFDPDRPRFGSKNAAADLRGRGNTKRQTFRAMVDALDRGVGRVLDAIDQSGQAENTLVWFLSDNGGTPQHGGSNKPLRGAKGSVWEGGVRVPTIVRWPARITGGRKLDALTAYIDVLPTLLAAAGGAPTPRNEIDGVNLLPLLGGSAPPADRSLYLGHHAVVTQDWKLKDGKLFEMSARPAERADLADQHPTVAEALRRELAAFESLTSDVQSLPYGEGREGFVAPRDWAVERE from the coding sequence ATGGCGGGACTCATTTGGCGCGGCGCGGTGTTGGCAGCTTTCGCGACGGCGTGCTGCGACCAAGTGGTCGCCGCGCCGCCAAATATCGTGCTGCTGGTCGCCGACGACCTCGGGTGGAACGATGTCGGCTACCACAACGCCAGGGTAAACACCCCCCACATCGATCGGCTGGCGGCCGCCGGCGTCGAGCTCGATCGGTTCTACGTCTGCCCGGTTTGCTCTCCTACTCGGGCCGGGCTGATGACCGGCCGCTACCCTCACCGCTTCGGCCTGCACAACGACGTCATTCCTCCCTGGCGGGACTTCGGCCTGTCGACCGATGAGCAGTGCCTGCCGGAGCTGCTCGCCGAAGCCGGCTACCAGCGGCGTGCGTGCGTGGGCAAGTGGCACCTGGGGCACTCGCGGCGCCGGTACCACCCACTGTCGCGCGGCTTCACCGAGTTCTATGGTCACCTCAACGGCGCTATCGACTACTTCACCCACGAGCGTGAGGGCGAGCTCGACTGGTACCGTGGGTTCCAGCCCAGCCGCGACCAGGGCTACGCGACGACGCTGTTGGCCGACGAGGCGGTCCGGTTCATCGGCGACCACCGCGGTGAGGCGCCGTTCTTCCTCTACGTCCCATTTAACGCGCCGCACTCGCCGCTGCAGGCCGAACAGCAGGCGTTGGCCCGGCAGGGCTTTGACCCTGACCGGCCGCGGTTCGGCAGCAAAAACGCAGCCGCCGACCTGAGGGGGCGTGGCAACACCAAGCGGCAGACGTTCCGCGCGATGGTCGACGCGCTCGATCGGGGCGTCGGCCGGGTGCTCGACGCGATCGACCAAAGCGGCCAGGCAGAGAACACCCTGGTGTGGTTCCTGAGCGACAACGGCGGCACGCCCCAGCACGGCGGCAGCAACAAGCCGTTGCGCGGCGCCAAGGGGAGCGTGTGGGAGGGCGGCGTCCGCGTGCCGACGATCGTGCGTTGGCCGGCCCGCATCACAGGCGGACGCAAGCTCGACGCGCTGACCGCATACATCGACGTGCTGCCGACACTGCTGGCGGCCGCCGGTGGTGCGCCGACGCCGCGGAACGAGATCGATGGCGTCAACCTGCTGCCGTTGCTCGGCGGTTCTGCGCCGCCCGCCGACCGGTCGCTCTACCTGGGCCACCACGCGGTTGTCACCCAGGACTGGAAGCTGAAAGACGGCAAGCTGTTCGAGATGTCCGCCCGCCCGGCCGAACGCGCCGACCTGGCCGACCAACACCCCACGGTCGCCGAAGCGCTCCGACGCGAGCTGGCCGCATTCGAATCGCTGACCTCCGACGTGCAGAGCTTGCCGTATGGTGAGGGCCGTGAGGGATTTGTCGCGCCGCGGGACTGGGCAGTCGAACGAGAGTAG